The Schistocerca nitens isolate TAMUIC-IGC-003100 chromosome 7, iqSchNite1.1, whole genome shotgun sequence genome contains a region encoding:
- the LOC126195771 gene encoding uncharacterized protein LOC126195771, giving the protein MSIKIDSTVITAHIVSCYASQTGCTEDDKDKCWNSLEALLRAIPQGESAIVGGDLNGHVRANREGYMRCHGGRGFSVWNDDRCRILDFAEAYDFIVTNTYFKKRPTYLAAYTSGGHATQINYWLVCQQDMKLVTDTKVIPYDCITP; this is encoded by the coding sequence ATGTCTATCAAGATTGACTCAACAGTTATCACTGCCCACATTGTATCTTGCTATGCATCTCAAACTGGATGCACTGAGGATGACAAGGACAAGTGCTGGAACAGTCTGGAAGCCCTCCTTCGAGCAATTCCACAGGGTGAGTCCGCTATTGTTGGAGGAGATTTAAACGGACATGTCAGGGCTAACAGAGAAGGATATATGCGATGCCATGGAGGACGTGGGTTCAGTGTGTGGAACGATGATAGATGTCGGATACTTGATTTTGCAGAAGCATATGATTTCATTGTGACCAACACATACTTTAAAAAGAGGCCAACATATCTGGCTGCTTATACAAGTGGAGGTCATGCTACTCAGATCAATTATTGGCTAGTTTGTCAACAAGACATGAAGCTGGTAACAGATACCAAAGTAATTCCGTATGACTGCATCACCCCTTAA
- the LOC126195772 gene encoding uncharacterized protein LOC126195772, with protein MLWNRNIEQQQKCWEKPYLEENTLINKPGGGHKVKQAIREKKMAYKTWWYSRLDTDLQKYRNLKSAVKTAVAAAKEQYYQTLYDQHDTPLGENIICCLAKSHCCSAQYIGHVMLINGAKAKLLRDKQSILQNWADYFRNISNKEIMHPDATLGPVPSISSKEVMLGISKMKNGKATGPDDLPAEIRKILRKPAS; from the coding sequence ATGCTGTGGAACAGAAATATCGAGCAGCAACAAAAATGCTGGGAAAAACCATACCTGGAAGAAAATACATTGATAAACAAACCTGGTGGTGGACACAAAGTCAAACAAGCAATCAGGGAGAAGAAGATGGCATACAAGACTTGGTGGTACTCACGACTTGACACTGACCTCCAGAAATATCGCAACCTTAAATCAGCAGTAAAAACAGCAGTAGCTGCAGCAAAAGAGCAGTACTACCAGACACTGTATGACCAGCATGACACACCATTGGGAGAAAACATCAtctgctgtcttgctaagtcacattgCTGTTCAGCTCAGTACATTGGACACGTCATGCTCATCAATGGAGCCAAAGCCAAACTGCTAAGAGACAAACAATCTATTCTCCAGAATTGGGCAGACTACTTTCGTAACATCAGCAACAAAGAGATTATGCATCCTGATGCTACCTTAGGACCCGTCCCTTCGATTTCATCTAAGGAAGTAATGCTTGGCATCAgcaagatgaaaaatggaaaagcaactgGCCCAGATGACCTACCAGCAGAAATCAGGAAAATTCTCAGAAAGCCTGCTTCATAA